The following proteins come from a genomic window of Bos mutus isolate GX-2022 chromosome 21, NWIPB_WYAK_1.1, whole genome shotgun sequence:
- the SLC25A29 gene encoding mitochondrial basic amino acids transporter isoform X1, whose amino-acid sequence MGPTSGLLARVSPGVLRAGPRELGTLTPRGHLTYPGPSFQVRLQVQSVEKPQYRGTLHCFQAIIKQESVLGLYRGLGSPLLGLTFINALVFGVQGNTLRALGRDSPLNQFLAGAAAGAIQCVICCPMELAKTRLQLQEAGPARTYRGPLDCLAQIYRQEGLRGVNRGMVSTLLRETPSFGVYFLTYDVLTRALGCEPGDRLLVPKLLLAGGTSGIASWLSTYPVDVVKSRLQADGLQGAPRYRGIVDCVQQSYRDEGWRVFTRGLASTLLRAFPVNAATFATVTVVLSYARGEEARLEGDAGSAALAQPSSL is encoded by the exons ATGGGTCCAACCTCAGGCCTCCTGGCGAGAGTCTCCCCGGGGGTTCTGCGTGCCGGCCCCAGAGAGCTGGGCACTCTGACTCCACGCGGCCACCTCACTTACCCTGGGCCCTCCTTCCAGGTGCGGCTTCAGGTCCAGAGTGTGGAGAAGCCCCAGTACCGAGGGACCTTGCACTGCTTCCAGGCCATCATCAAGCAGGAGAGC GTGCTGGGCCTGTACCGAGGCCTGGGGTCGCCGCTCCTGGGGTTGACCTTCATCAACGCGCTGGTGTTCGGCGTGCAGGGCAACACCCTGCGGGCGCTGGGCCGGGACTCGCCACTGAACCAGTTCCTGGCGGGCGCGGCGGCCGGGGCCATCCAGTGCGTCATCTGCTGCCCCATGGAGCTGGCCAAGACGCGGCTGCAACTGCAGGAGGCGGGCCCAGCGCGCACCTACCGCGGGCCCCTGGACTGCCTGGCGCAGATCTACCGGCAGGAGGGCCTGCGCGGCGTCAACCGGGGCATGGTGTCCACGCTGCTGCGCGAGACGCCCAGCTTTGGCGTCTACTTCCTCACCTACGACGTGCTGACGCGCGCGCTGGGCTGCGAGCCGGGCGACCGCCTGCTGGTGCCCAAGCTGCTGCTGGCGGGCGGCACGTCCGGCATCGCGTCCTGGCTCTCCACCTACCCTGTGGACGTGGTTAAGTCGCGGCTGCAGGCCGATGGGCTGCAGGGCGCGCCGCGCTACCGAGGCATCGTCGACTGCGTGCAGCAGAGCTACCGCGACGAGGGCTGGCGCGTGTTCACGCGGGGGCTGGCCTCCACGCTGCTGCGCGCCTTCCCAGTCAACGCCGCCACCTTCGCCACCGTCACCGTGGTGCTCAGCTACGCCCGCGGCGAGGAGGCCCGGCTGGAGGGCGATGCTGGGTCCGCCGCCCTGGCCCAGCCCTCCAGCCTGTGA
- the SLC25A29 gene encoding mitochondrial basic amino acids transporter isoform X2, with protein sequence MALDFLAGCAGGVAGVLVGHPFDTVKVRLQVQSVEKPQYRGTLHCFQAIIKQESVLGLYRGLGSPLLGLTFINALVFGVQGNTLRALGRDSPLNQFLAGAAAGAIQCVICCPMELAKTRLQLQEAGPARTYRGPLDCLAQIYRQEGLRGVNRGMVSTLLRETPSFGVYFLTYDVLTRALGCEPGDRLLVPKLLLAGGTSGIASWLSTYPVDVVKSRLQADGLQGAPRYRGIVDCVQQSYRDEGWRVFTRGLASTLLRAFPVNAATFATVTVVLSYARGEEARLEGDAGSAALAQPSSL encoded by the exons ATGGCGCTCGACTTTCTGGCTGGATGCGCTGGGG GTGTGGCAGGCGTGCTGGTGGGACACCCGTTTGACACGGTCAAG GTGCGGCTTCAGGTCCAGAGTGTGGAGAAGCCCCAGTACCGAGGGACCTTGCACTGCTTCCAGGCCATCATCAAGCAGGAGAGC GTGCTGGGCCTGTACCGAGGCCTGGGGTCGCCGCTCCTGGGGTTGACCTTCATCAACGCGCTGGTGTTCGGCGTGCAGGGCAACACCCTGCGGGCGCTGGGCCGGGACTCGCCACTGAACCAGTTCCTGGCGGGCGCGGCGGCCGGGGCCATCCAGTGCGTCATCTGCTGCCCCATGGAGCTGGCCAAGACGCGGCTGCAACTGCAGGAGGCGGGCCCAGCGCGCACCTACCGCGGGCCCCTGGACTGCCTGGCGCAGATCTACCGGCAGGAGGGCCTGCGCGGCGTCAACCGGGGCATGGTGTCCACGCTGCTGCGCGAGACGCCCAGCTTTGGCGTCTACTTCCTCACCTACGACGTGCTGACGCGCGCGCTGGGCTGCGAGCCGGGCGACCGCCTGCTGGTGCCCAAGCTGCTGCTGGCGGGCGGCACGTCCGGCATCGCGTCCTGGCTCTCCACCTACCCTGTGGACGTGGTTAAGTCGCGGCTGCAGGCCGATGGGCTGCAGGGCGCGCCGCGCTACCGAGGCATCGTCGACTGCGTGCAGCAGAGCTACCGCGACGAGGGCTGGCGCGTGTTCACGCGGGGGCTGGCCTCCACGCTGCTGCGCGCCTTCCCAGTCAACGCCGCCACCTTCGCCACCGTCACCGTGGTGCTCAGCTACGCCCGCGGCGAGGAGGCCCGGCTGGAGGGCGATGCTGGGTCCGCCGCCCTGGCCCAGCCCTCCAGCCTGTGA